One Microbacterium trichothecenolyticum DNA window includes the following coding sequences:
- a CDS encoding S8 family serine peptidase: MRTRVPVTMLATMAVVGVMVWAGVPSAASAAPTSCRTVPVDADPILHSDVARAEFGVDGSGVKVGIISNTFSALSSPANDTVQQNIDDGLLPGPGNPCGYTTPVTIVVDDPPPSPSDDDEGRAMAQMVHGVAPGAELFWASAGPAMMEVGNAINKLQQAGVDVIVDDVIDPVEPLFQDSTVSQQIAAARAAGITYLTAAGNSTALAQRPRPGQDATPIGAWSTAAYRPVPCDLDVTDPDQKSVKDAITDAAQMKDAVAFDCLDFDPGDAADVVSTITTLPGEVATSETQAHLPVTFQWAEAFGGPGETGTAAARFEMFVTFAGQGTQVVATLVEGYPVRYSDLTIDVTGLMNPTDLTADELDMNVTIVRYLDGTPGADITPAVGWIALADGPQWAVSAEYWRSQGPDDVGRSILGHNGAPAAITVAATGVTDDVRIDTYSSLGPVRYFLGPEDDATGTAERLAEPEVIAKPTVLSVDGSRQTATSFGGKAPETAPGVWRFYGTSSATPIAGAVVALALQLDPDLTPDDVESLLTQTAAPFASPYLTIPETDSVGAGLVDAEALLTRVAQELPPIPAGEPAVRLLAATGVDATPTVLGAGVLGLGLLAAGAMAVVSRRRRA, encoded by the coding sequence GTGCGCACGAGGGTGCCCGTGACCATGCTGGCGACGATGGCCGTGGTGGGGGTGATGGTCTGGGCCGGAGTGCCGTCGGCGGCGTCGGCGGCGCCGACGAGTTGCCGTACCGTTCCGGTCGACGCCGATCCGATCCTGCACTCCGACGTCGCCCGCGCCGAGTTCGGTGTGGACGGGTCGGGGGTGAAGGTCGGGATCATCTCGAACACGTTCTCGGCACTGTCCTCGCCCGCGAACGACACCGTCCAGCAGAACATCGACGACGGCCTGCTGCCGGGCCCCGGCAACCCGTGCGGGTACACCACACCCGTCACGATCGTGGTCGACGACCCGCCGCCGAGCCCGAGCGACGACGATGAAGGGCGGGCGATGGCGCAGATGGTGCACGGCGTGGCCCCGGGAGCGGAGTTGTTCTGGGCGAGCGCCGGGCCGGCCATGATGGAGGTCGGCAACGCGATCAACAAGCTCCAGCAGGCGGGGGTGGATGTCATCGTCGATGATGTCATCGATCCGGTCGAGCCCCTCTTCCAGGACTCGACCGTGAGCCAGCAGATCGCGGCCGCCCGCGCAGCGGGAATCACGTATCTCACCGCCGCGGGAAACAGCACGGCCCTCGCGCAGCGTCCGCGTCCGGGGCAGGACGCCACCCCAATCGGCGCCTGGAGTACTGCCGCTTATCGTCCGGTGCCCTGTGACCTGGACGTGACGGATCCCGATCAGAAGTCAGTGAAGGACGCCATCACGGACGCCGCGCAGATGAAGGATGCCGTGGCCTTCGACTGCCTCGATTTCGATCCCGGCGACGCGGCCGATGTCGTGTCGACCATCACAACGTTGCCCGGAGAAGTTGCCACGAGCGAGACACAGGCACACCTGCCCGTCACCTTCCAGTGGGCGGAAGCATTCGGTGGGCCGGGAGAAACGGGGACGGCGGCGGCGCGATTCGAGATGTTCGTCACCTTCGCAGGTCAGGGCACACAGGTGGTCGCGACACTGGTCGAGGGCTACCCCGTACGTTATTCCGATCTGACCATCGATGTCACCGGTCTCATGAATCCGACCGACCTGACGGCCGACGAACTCGACATGAACGTCACGATTGTGCGGTATCTCGACGGTACCCCGGGGGCCGACATCACCCCCGCGGTGGGCTGGATAGCATTGGCGGATGGTCCGCAGTGGGCGGTGTCCGCGGAGTATTGGCGCTCGCAGGGACCCGACGACGTCGGACGCTCCATCCTGGGGCATAACGGCGCTCCGGCCGCGATCACGGTCGCCGCGACCGGTGTGACCGACGACGTCCGCATCGACACATACAGCTCGCTGGGTCCCGTTCGTTACTTCCTCGGGCCGGAGGACGATGCGACGGGAACGGCCGAGCGGCTCGCGGAGCCCGAGGTGATCGCCAAACCGACCGTTCTCTCGGTCGACGGGTCGCGACAGACGGCAACCTCGTTCGGCGGCAAAGCACCCGAGACGGCCCCGGGCGTCTGGCGGTTCTACGGAACGTCGTCCGCGACGCCCATCGCCGGCGCCGTCGTGGCGCTCGCCCTGCAGCTCGACCCCGACCTGACGCCCGACGACGTCGAGAGCTTGCTCACGCAGACGGCCGCGCCCTTCGCGTCTCCGTACCTGACGATCCCGGAGACGGACTCGGTCGGCGCCGGCCTCGTCGACGCGGAGGCCCTGCTCACGCGCGTCGCTCAGGAGCTCCCGCCCATCCCGGCGGGCGAGCCCGCCGTGCGACTGCTCGCCGCCACCGGAGTGGACGCGACGCCGACCGTTCTGGGGGCGGGCGTTCTCGGACTTGGGCTGCTCGCCGCCGGTGCGATGGCAGTGGTCAGCCGACGTCGACGGGCCTGA